A window of the Acipenser ruthenus chromosome 30, fAciRut3.2 maternal haplotype, whole genome shotgun sequence genome harbors these coding sequences:
- the LOC117431403 gene encoding mitochondrial glutamate carrier 1 isoform X1 — MSQKQMSLPAKLINGGIAGIVGVTCVFPIDLAKTRLQNQRNGQQVYRSMLDCLIKTVRSEGYFGMYRGAAVNLTLVTPEKAIKLAANDFFRHHLTKDGKGVNVFKEMLAGCGAGTCQVIITTPMEMLKIQLQDAGRLAAQQSAKAPIVTSAKLATTSAVPRRAYNVGPVPLNGKVSATQIAQELLRTQGVWGLYRGLGATVLRDVPFSIVYFPLFANINKLGKPSEDESAPFYHSFLAGCIAGSTAAVAVNPCDVIKTRLQSLNRGAHEESYSGIVDCARKVLRKEGPSAFLKGAGCRALVMAPLFGIVQVVYFVGVGEHVLSYSPYNVISS, encoded by the exons ATGTCCCAGAAACAGATGAG CCTACCTGCCAAGCTGATCAATGGCGGTATTGCTGGTATCGTGGGAGTCACCTGTGTGTTTCCCATCGACCTGGCAAAAACCAGGCTGCAGAACCAGAGGAATGGCCAGCAGGTCTACAGGAGCAT GTTGGATTGTCTGATTAAGACTGTGCGATCTGAGGGGTATTTTGGGATGTACAGAG GTGCTGCAGTTAACCTGACCCTGGTCACACCAGAGAAAGCAATTAAACTGGCTGCTAATGATTTCTTCCGTCACCACCTTACCAAAGACGG GAAGGGGGTGAATGTATTCAAGGAGATGCTGGCTGGCTGTGGTGCTGGGACCTGCCAGGTTATTATAACCACTCCAATGGAGATGCTCAAGATCCAGCTGCAGGATGCTGGCAGACTGG CTGCTCAGCAGAGCGCGAAGGCTCCCATTGTAACCAGTGCTAAGCTGGCCACTACCAGTGCAGTACCCCGCCGAGCCTACAACGTGGGACCAGTTCCCCTGAATGGGAAAGTCTCTGCCACACAGATCGCACAGGAGCTGCTGCGAACACAGGGAGTCTGGGGTCTTTATAGGGGTCTAGGCGCCACGGTGCTGAG GGATGTTCCTTTCTCCATTGTCTACTTCCCTCTGTTTGCGAACATTAACAAGCTGGGCAAGCCGTCTGAAGATGAGAGCGCCCCTTTCTACCACTCGTTCCTGGCTGGCTGCATCGCTGGATCCACAGCAGCTGTTGCTGTCAACCCCTGCGATG TGATTAAGACCCGTCTGCAGTCCTTGAACAGAGGAGCCCATGAGGAAAGTTACAGTGGGATTGTGGACTGCGCTAG GAAAGTGTTGAGGAAAGAAGGCCCCTCTGCTTTTCTGAAGGGAGCAGGCTGCAGGGCCCTGGTCATGGCCCCTCTGTTTGGAATCGTTCAAGTGGTCTACTTCGTGGGAGTGGGAGAACACGTCCTGAGTTACAGTCCGTACAATGTGATCTCTTCATAG
- the LOC117962742 gene encoding thyrotropin subunit beta-like isoform X2 produces the protein MSAAVLTCALLCLSIGNASSLCESTAYTLYVERQECAYCVAINTTICAGFCVTRDVNLKSLLPKSALSQSSCTYQDLSYHTVTLPGCPLHSNPSYSYAVALTCRCRKCNTDYSECTMEPLRPSRCTKPPREADSYLGQSNFIQ, from the exons ATGAGTGCTGCTGTGCTGACGTGCGCCCTTCTCTGCTTGTCAATTGGAAATGCCTCCTCCCTGTGTGAGTCCACCGCATACACGCTGTACGTGGAAAGACAGGAGTGCGCCTACTGTGTGGCCATCAACACCACTATCTGTGCTGGCTTCTGCGTCACACGG GATGTGAACCTGAAGAGCCTTCTTCCCAAGTCAGCTCTGTCACAGAGCAGCTGCACCTACCAGGACCTGAGCTACCACACGGTGACCCTGCCAGGCTGCCCGCTCCACAGCAACCCCTCGTACTCCTACGCCGTGGCGCTGACCTGCCGCTGTAGGAAATGCAACACAGACTACAGCGAGTGCACCATGGAGCCCCTGCGCCCCAGCCGGTGCACCAAACCACCCCGCGAGGCCGACAGCTACCTCGGCCAGAGCAACTTCATCCAGTAG
- the LOC117431403 gene encoding mitochondrial glutamate carrier 1 isoform X2, whose protein sequence is MFLGAAVNLTLVTPEKAIKLAANDFFRHHLTKDGKGVNVFKEMLAGCGAGTCQVIITTPMEMLKIQLQDAGRLAAQQSAKAPIVTSAKLATTSAVPRRAYNVGPVPLNGKVSATQIAQELLRTQGVWGLYRGLGATVLRDVPFSIVYFPLFANINKLGKPSEDESAPFYHSFLAGCIAGSTAAVAVNPCDVIKTRLQSLNRGAHEESYSGIVDCARKVLRKEGPSAFLKGAGCRALVMAPLFGIVQVVYFVGVGEHVLSYSPYNVISS, encoded by the exons ATGTTTTTAGGTGCTGCAGTTAACCTGACCCTGGTCACACCAGAGAAAGCAATTAAACTGGCTGCTAATGATTTCTTCCGTCACCACCTTACCAAAGACGG GAAGGGGGTGAATGTATTCAAGGAGATGCTGGCTGGCTGTGGTGCTGGGACCTGCCAGGTTATTATAACCACTCCAATGGAGATGCTCAAGATCCAGCTGCAGGATGCTGGCAGACTGG CTGCTCAGCAGAGCGCGAAGGCTCCCATTGTAACCAGTGCTAAGCTGGCCACTACCAGTGCAGTACCCCGCCGAGCCTACAACGTGGGACCAGTTCCCCTGAATGGGAAAGTCTCTGCCACACAGATCGCACAGGAGCTGCTGCGAACACAGGGAGTCTGGGGTCTTTATAGGGGTCTAGGCGCCACGGTGCTGAG GGATGTTCCTTTCTCCATTGTCTACTTCCCTCTGTTTGCGAACATTAACAAGCTGGGCAAGCCGTCTGAAGATGAGAGCGCCCCTTTCTACCACTCGTTCCTGGCTGGCTGCATCGCTGGATCCACAGCAGCTGTTGCTGTCAACCCCTGCGATG TGATTAAGACCCGTCTGCAGTCCTTGAACAGAGGAGCCCATGAGGAAAGTTACAGTGGGATTGTGGACTGCGCTAG GAAAGTGTTGAGGAAAGAAGGCCCCTCTGCTTTTCTGAAGGGAGCAGGCTGCAGGGCCCTGGTCATGGCCCCTCTGTTTGGAATCGTTCAAGTGGTCTACTTCGTGGGAGTGGGAGAACACGTCCTGAGTTACAGTCCGTACAATGTGATCTCTTCATAG
- the LOC117962410 gene encoding uncharacterized protein LOC117962410 → MTPVQRLGPFFAVVGLYLLLSLPPASLAAHLFNSNDTSLTSAPPAPPQQNATTTTPNGTTHVPATAPPTGPLVNTSESTELVSTASTLTTTLHPTADESTTPVNETEGTTAPPITTPPTTHAIQTSAGTIPTTLKLDPNESVTSGAPDVTGSLPVQPTSFYTTLVSTHNLGERFELNSSEMAITIFFSTILGVAVLVFIMYSLNKCKRKSAQYSHRPLYNTADETVDRYSAPDDTLVISGGLYDGIRIYNPNMTVLEEDEEELHPEHRPFGSRAPQFRLEFLPEEQGRPPSTGGSTFETFQAPPEEL, encoded by the exons aTGACCCCTGTGCAAAGACTTGGACCTTTTTTCGCTGTAGTCGGATTGTATCTGCTGTTGTCACTGCCTCCCGCCAGCTTGGCAGCCCATCTATTTAACAGCAATGACACAAGTCTAACCTCCGCTCCCCCTGCTCCCCCACAACAGAATGCTACGACAACCACACCCAACGGAACAACGCACGTTCCAGCCACAGCGCCACCTACAGGTCCCCTGGTCAACACCAGCGAGTCAACAGAGCTTGTTTCTACAGCCAGTACTCTAACAACTACTCTGCATCCCACTGCTGATGAATCTACAACCCCGGTGAATGAGACAGAGGGTACCACAGCGCCCCCTATCACAACACCGCCCACAACTCACGCCATTCAGACCAGCGCCGGCACGATCCCCACCACCCTGAAGCTAGACCCGAATGAATCTGTAACAAGCGGAGCCCCCGATGTCACCGGGAGCCTCCCGGTGCAGCCCACCTCCTTTTACACGACCCTCGTCAGCACTCACAACTTAG gtgAACGGTTTGAACTCAACAGTTCAGAAATGGCGATTACCATCTTCTTCAGCACTATTCTCGGAGTGGCTGTCCTCGTGTTCATCATGTACAGCCTGAACAAGTGCAAGAGGAAGAGCGCCCAGTATTCACACCGGCCTCTCTACAACACTGCAGACGAGACGG TGGACAGATACAGCGCCCCAGATGATACACTGGTCATTTCAGGAGGCTTGTATGATGGCATCCGAATCTACAACCCAAACATGACTGTTCTTGAGGAGGACGAAGAAGAACTCCACCCAGAGCACCGCCCCTTTGGCTCCAGAGCCCCACAGTTTCGGCTGGAATTTTTGCCAGAAGAACAGGGAAGGCCCCCCAGTACCGGCGGGTCTACCTTTGAAACGTTTCAGGCTCCCCCTGAAGAGCTTTGA
- the LOC117962742 gene encoding thyrotropin subunit beta-like isoform X1, whose amino-acid sequence MNLDLVLFSRPCRMSAAVLTCALLCLSIGNASSLCESTAYTLYVERQECAYCVAINTTICAGFCVTRDVNLKSLLPKSALSQSSCTYQDLSYHTVTLPGCPLHSNPSYSYAVALTCRCRKCNTDYSECTMEPLRPSRCTKPPREADSYLGQSNFIQ is encoded by the exons ATGAATTTGGACCTGGTTTTATTTTCTCGTCCTTGCAGGATGAGTGCTGCTGTGCTGACGTGCGCCCTTCTCTGCTTGTCAATTGGAAATGCCTCCTCCCTGTGTGAGTCCACCGCATACACGCTGTACGTGGAAAGACAGGAGTGCGCCTACTGTGTGGCCATCAACACCACTATCTGTGCTGGCTTCTGCGTCACACGG GATGTGAACCTGAAGAGCCTTCTTCCCAAGTCAGCTCTGTCACAGAGCAGCTGCACCTACCAGGACCTGAGCTACCACACGGTGACCCTGCCAGGCTGCCCGCTCCACAGCAACCCCTCGTACTCCTACGCCGTGGCGCTGACCTGCCGCTGTAGGAAATGCAACACAGACTACAGCGAGTGCACCATGGAGCCCCTGCGCCCCAGCCGGTGCACCAAACCACCCCGCGAGGCCGACAGCTACCTCGGCCAGAGCAACTTCATCCAGTAG
- the LOC117965947 gene encoding CD9 antigen-like, whose translation MGKVKGGMKCVKYLLFIFNFIFWVVGSMVLAVGLWLRFDSTTTSIFEVESSPTTFFIGVYILIGAGTLIMLVGFFGCCGAVRESQCLLGLFFSSILVIFAAEVAAGVFGFMNKDTIVSEIKDVYTSAVKDFNQDYSSNHTLTVFHEELKCCGDGTLDRDTNVGRLCTKGDEKSCLVAIEEFFNGKLYIIGYVGIGIAGVMIIGMVFSMVLCCAIRNSRDVI comes from the exons GTGGTCGGTTCGATGGTGCTAGCTGTCGGTCTCTGGCTCAGGTTCGACTCCACCACCACCTCCATCTTTGAGGTAGAAAGTTCACCCACCACCTTCTTCATAG GGGTGTACATCCTGATTGGAGCCGGGACGCTCATAATGCTCGTGGGCTTCTTTGGGTGCTGTGGAGCTGTCCGGGAGTCGCAGTGCCTTCTGGGATTG TTTTTCTCCTCTATCCTGGTGATATTCGCTGCTGAAGTGGCTGCTGGTGTGTTTGGATTCATGAACAAAGATACG ATCGTCAGTGAGATTAAGGACGTGTACACTTCAGCTGTGAAAGATTTCAATCAAGATTACAGCAGCAACCACACCCTGACAGTCTTTCACGAGGAG CTTAAATGCTGTGGCGATGGTACACTGGACAGGGACACCAATGTTGGTAGACTCTGTACTAAGGGTGATGAGAAG agcTGTCTAGTTGCAATAGAGGAGTTTTTCAATGGTAAACTGTACATTATCGGATACGTGGGGATTGGAATCGCTGGTGTAATG ATCATCGGGATGGTGTTCAGCATGGTTCTGTGCTGTGCAATCCGAAACTCACGGGACGTGATCTAA